TCGACGCTGTCGGGCGTGGACTACCTGGAGGTGACGGACGACGTGCGCCCGGTCATCGTCGGCGAGCGCACCAACGTCATCGGCAGCAAGAAGTTCAAGGAGCTCATCGTCGCGGGGCAGGTGGAGGACGCGTCGGAGATTGCGCGCGCGCAGGTGAAGCGCGGCGCGCAGGTCATCGACATCTGCCTGGCCAACCCGGACCGCGATGAGCTGGAGGACATGCGCCAGTTCCTGGAGGTGGTCGTCAAGAAGGTGCGCGTGCCCTTGATGATCGACTCCACCGACGAGCGCGTCCTGGAGATGGCGCTGACGTACAGCCAGGGCAAGGCCATCATCAACTCCGTCAACCTGGAGGATGGCGAGGAGCGCTTCGAGAAGGTGGTGCCCCTGGCCCGCCGCTTCGGCGCGGCGCTGGTGGTGGGCTGCATCGACGAGGTGGGCATGGCCGTGACGCGCGAGCGCAAGCTCGCCGTGGCGGAGCGCTCGTTCGAGCTGCTCACGAAGAAGTACGGCATGCGCGCCGAGGACCTCTACTTCGACCCGCTCGTCTTCCCGTGCGCCTCCGGTGACGCGCAGTACACGGGCAGCGGCGTGGAGACGGTGGAGGGCGTGCGCCTCATCAAGCAGCGCTTCCCGCAGTGCCGCACGGTGCTGGGCATCTCCAACGTGTCCTTCGGCCTGCCCACCGCGGGCCGCGAGGTGCTCAACTCCGTCTTCCTGTACCACTGCGTCCAGGCGGGCCTGGACATGGCGCTGGTCAACTCCGAGAAGCTGGAGCGCTACGCGTCGCTGCCCGAGGAGGAGCGCACGCTGGCGGAGGACCTGCTCTACAACCGGGGGGCGGACCCGGTGACGCCGTTCGCCGCGCACTTCCGTGAGCGCAAGGCCGTCAAGGTGGCGGTGAGCACGCTGCCCCTGGAGGAGCGGCTGCAGCGCTACATCATCGAGGGCTCGCGCGACGGCCTGTTCGCGGACCTGGAGGAGGCGCTCAAGAAGTACGCGCCGCTGGACATCATCAACGGCCCGCTGATGAAGGGCATGGATGAGGTGGGCCGGCTCTTCGGCGCCAACGAGCTGATTGTCGCGGAGGTGCTCCAGAGCGCCGAGTCGATGAAGGCCGCGGTGGGCTTCCTGGAGCCGCACATGAGCTCCGCCAAGGCGGCCATGCGCGGCAAGGTGGTGCTGGCCACGGTGAAGGGCGACGTCCACGACATCGGCAAGAACCTGGTGGAGATCATCCTCGCCAACAACGGCTTCCACGTGGTGAACCTGGGCATCAAGGTTCCGCCCGAGCAGCTGGTGCAGGCGGTGCGCGAGCACCAGCCGGACATCCTCGGCCTGTCGGGGCTGCTCGTGAAGAGCGCGCACCAGATGGTGGCCACGGCGGAGGACCTGAAGCGCGCGGGCGTGGAGGTGCCCATCCTGGTGGGCGGCGCCGCGCTCAGCCGCAACTTCGTGGACCGCAACATCGCCCCGGCGTACGGCGGCGGCACGGTGGCCTACGCGCAGGACGCGATGAGCGGCCTGGACCTGGCCAAGCAGATCGTCGACCCGTCGTCGCACGAGCGGCTGCGCGGGGAGCTGGCCGAGCGCCGCGTGAAGCTGGCCCAGGAGGTCAAGGAGCGTCCGCGCGTGGAGGCGGTGGTGGCGCGGGGGCGCAGCGCGGAGATTCGGGTGCTGGAGACGGTGCCGCCCGCGCCGGACTTCGAGCGGCACGTGCTGACGAACACGCCGCTGGACCACATCTGGAAGTTCATCAACCCGGTGATGCTGTACGGACGTCACCTGGGCCTGCGCACGTCGTCGCGCGCGCTGGGGACTCCGGCCGAGGCGGAGCTGGCGAAGACGGAGGAGGGGCGCAAGGCGCTGGCGCTGAAGGAGGCGGTGGAGGAGCTCAAGGGCATGCTGCGCGGCGGGCTCATGCAGGCGCGCGCGGTGTTCCAGTTCTACAAGGCCGGCAGCGACGGCAACCGCGTGGTGCTGTTCGACGGGACGACGGGCCGCGAGGCGGCGAGCTTCGACTTCCCCCGGCAGGACCGCGACGGGGGCCTGTGCCTGGCCGACTACCTGCGGCCGCTGGAGCGCGGCGTGCCCACCGACAACGTGGCCATGTTCGTGGTGACGGCGGGCTCGGGCATCCGCGAGCTGTCCGAGGGCCTCAAGGCCAAGGGCGAGTTCCTGAAGATGCACGCGGTGCAGGCGCTCGCGCTGGAGACGGCGGAGGGCTACGCGGAGCTCTTGCACACGCAGCTGCGCAGCATGTGGGGCACGCCGGACAAGCAGGACATGACGATGCTGGAGCGCTTCCGGGCGGAGTACGCGGGCAAGCGCTACTCGTTCGGCTACCCCGCGTGTCCCCGGCTGGAGGACCAGTCGAAGCTCTTCGAGGCGCTGCGGCCGGAGGAGATTGGCGTGCAGCTCACCGACGGCTGCATGATGGAGCCCGAGGCCTCGGTCTCCGCCATCGTCTTCCACCATCCCCAGGCCTCGTACTTCTCGGTGTCCTGATTCGGACGCACGGGCCCCCGGGGGCCCTGGGGACCCGCCCGGGGCCACCGAGGCGCGCCGTGGGGAAGGGGAGCGGTTAGACTCCCGCGCCTATGAGCGCGCCGAACATCCGTCGAGCCGTCCAGTTGCTGCCCGCCTGTGCCACCACGGGCATCGGGAGCCTGCCCCACACGCAGGTGGAGCTGGGGCTCCAGGTCGCCCTGTCGATGGACATCCCCTTCCTGCCGCAGCTGCCGGTGGGCAAGCCCTCCGAGCTGATGATTCCCGCGGCGCTGGAGGGGCTGCCCGGGCTGCGGTTCGACGACGAGGGCCTGTGCACGGTGGACCTCCAGGCCTGGGAGTCGGGGCGCGCCCAGTTCGAGGCGAAGCTGGAGTCCGCGCTCGCGGCCGGGGCGCTGGAGGCGTACGAGCCTTCCCCCGAGGCGTGCCGCGCGTGGCGGCCGTTCCTGTGGGAGGTGGAGCACCGCAAGCTGGCCTTCGCGAAGGCGCAGCTCGCCGGGCCCTTCACGGTGCGCTCGGTGGCGAGGACGGACTCGGGCCTGTCCGCGCTGGAGGTGCCGGGGCTGGACCAGGCCATCTATCGGCTGGTGCTGGCGCGCTCGCTGGCGATGGTGAAGGCGCTGCGGCGCGCGGGCACCACGCCGCTGTTCTTCCTCGACGAGCCGGGCCTGTACGCGTTCCAGCGCGTCAATCCGCGGCACCTGCTGGCGGTGCAGGAGCTGCGGCTC
This genomic stretch from Myxococcus fulvus harbors:
- the metH gene encoding methionine synthase produces the protein MTSPTPTVLPPPPGEHGRRVEALRSAMRERVLVLDGAMGTLLQQHDLKAADFGGAEFEGCNENLVLTRPELIRDIHARYFEAGADVTETDSFGGTPLVLNEFGLGHKALEINQASARLAREAAEAAEAKDGRIRWVAGSVGPTTKAISVTGGITFEELVDNFAVQAEGLALGGSDYLLVETCQDTRNIKAALLGIDRAFRKLGYALPVAVSGTIEPMGTMLAGQSVESLAASLEHWELLYLGLNCATGPDFMTDHLRSLSDLSPFPVSCVPNAGLPDENGHYLETPDMIARSLTRFCEQGWLNVVGGCCGTTEAHIRAVSQAVKGLKPRTKVPKQRSTLSGVDYLEVTDDVRPVIVGERTNVIGSKKFKELIVAGQVEDASEIARAQVKRGAQVIDICLANPDRDELEDMRQFLEVVVKKVRVPLMIDSTDERVLEMALTYSQGKAIINSVNLEDGEERFEKVVPLARRFGAALVVGCIDEVGMAVTRERKLAVAERSFELLTKKYGMRAEDLYFDPLVFPCASGDAQYTGSGVETVEGVRLIKQRFPQCRTVLGISNVSFGLPTAGREVLNSVFLYHCVQAGLDMALVNSEKLERYASLPEEERTLAEDLLYNRGADPVTPFAAHFRERKAVKVAVSTLPLEERLQRYIIEGSRDGLFADLEEALKKYAPLDIINGPLMKGMDEVGRLFGANELIVAEVLQSAESMKAAVGFLEPHMSSAKAAMRGKVVLATVKGDVHDIGKNLVEIILANNGFHVVNLGIKVPPEQLVQAVREHQPDILGLSGLLVKSAHQMVATAEDLKRAGVEVPILVGGAALSRNFVDRNIAPAYGGGTVAYAQDAMSGLDLAKQIVDPSSHERLRGELAERRVKLAQEVKERPRVEAVVARGRSAEIRVLETVPPAPDFERHVLTNTPLDHIWKFINPVMLYGRHLGLRTSSRALGTPAEAELAKTEEGRKALALKEAVEELKGMLRGGLMQARAVFQFYKAGSDGNRVVLFDGTTGREAASFDFPRQDRDGGLCLADYLRPLERGVPTDNVAMFVVTAGSGIRELSEGLKAKGEFLKMHAVQALALETAEGYAELLHTQLRSMWGTPDKQDMTMLERFRAEYAGKRYSFGYPACPRLEDQSKLFEALRPEEIGVQLTDGCMMEPEASVSAIVFHHPQASYFSVS